The proteins below come from a single Oxyura jamaicensis isolate SHBP4307 breed ruddy duck chromosome 1, BPBGC_Ojam_1.0, whole genome shotgun sequence genomic window:
- the HYAL4 gene encoding LOW QUALITY PROTEIN: hyaluronidase-4 (The sequence of the model RefSeq protein was modified relative to this genomic sequence to represent the inferred CDS: inserted 2 bases in 1 codon; substituted 3 bases at 3 genomic stop codons) produces the protein MLLVDIRIVVLKTWASSALNALEMSRVLERKCFIATWNALRDLCSLGYSVVLNLKMFRITGRPLAKARGQNGTIFYFNKLGYYPRYTSQEIPDSGGXSQNFSLQNHLEKGSCDIKYSTPAKDFCGLVYTDWEYWSPQWDCNWDAKDVYRRKTRKLISQMEGNFSAADVEXVVRFSFEKSAKSFMKETIALEIKSRPKGLQGHCLYPDCHNYSFCIQKFSGCCLKSEVLGNNXLPWLWDGSAALYPSIGVKKSLGSSENILHFSELMVNESIRIFSMTFQGYVLPVFVYSXLGYGDEPLFFSLSQRDLINTIGESAALGAAVIVIWREMSLTLSEDSRFNAGFSENRSS, from the exons ATGCTACTTGTGGATATACGGATAGTGGTTTTGAAAACCTGGGCCTCCTCTGCACTAAATGCACTGGAAATGTCCAGAG TTTTGGAGAGGAAATGTTTTATAGCTACCTGGAACGCACTGAGAGACCTGTGCTCCCTGGGGTACAGCGTAGTGCTGAACCTGAAAATGTTCCGTATAACTGGGAGACCATTAGCTAAAGCAAGAGGGCAGAACGGgaccatattttattttaataagcttGGCTATTATCCTCGGTACACATCACAGGAAATCCCTGATAGTGGCGGCTGATCACAGAACTTCAGTTTGCAAAATCATCTGGAGAAAGGCAGCTGTGACATTAAGTATTCCACCCCAGCTAAGGACTTCTGTGGATTAGTGTACACAGACTGGGAGTACTGGAGCCCTCAGTGGGACTGCAACTGGGATGCAAAAGATGTTTACAGAAGAAAGACCAGGAAACTCATTTCTCAAATGGAAGGGAATTTTTCAGCAGCTGATGTTGA CGTTGTcagattttcctttgaaaaaagtGCAAAATCTTTTATGAAGGAAACAATTGCATTAGAAATCAAAAGCAGACCAaagggcctgcagggacactGTTTATACCCTGACTGTCACAATTACAGTTTCTGCATTCAGAAGTTCTCTGGTTGCTGCCTAAAGAGTGAAGTTTTGGGGAACAATTAACTTCCCTGGCTCTGGGATGGCAGTGCAGCCCTGTATCCTTCCATCGGCGTTAAAAAATCCCTTGGaagcagtgaaaatattttgcacttttCTGAACTTATGGTGAATGAATCCATAAGGATTTTCTCCATGACATTCCAAGGTTATGTTTTGCCTGTATTTGTGTATAGTTGACTAGGTTATGGAGAtgaacctttatttttttctctct CACAG CGAGATCTTATTAACACTATTGGAGAGAGTGCTGCTTTGGGAGCTGCAGTCATTGTTATTTGGAGAGAGATGAGTTTAACTTTGTCGGAA
- the LOC118178717 gene encoding hyaluronidase-1-like, with translation MDLWIKCLAVTALFAVSDAQVQKQAQAPLLLHKPFIVVWNAPTEQCRLRYKVDLDLSIFDIASNTNETLSGSNVTIFYHTHLGYYPYYSDNGDPVNGGVPQNESIIKHLNKAKSDIDYCIPVKKFQGLAVIDWENWRPQWDRNWGSKSIYRNKSLEMVRQQHPQWSEDKIRKVAKEEFENAGKSFMNNTILLAEHMRPNGLWGYYLYPDCYNYDYKEHPQTYTGKCPAIESSRNDLLLWLWKESTALYPSIYLDYVLKSSPNALKFVHYRVKEAIRIASIARKDYILPVFVYSRPFYAYTFHVLTETDLVNTIGESAALGAAGVVLWGSMQYASSKESCSTVKQYIDGPLGHYVINVTSAAKLCSKVLCKKNGRCIRKNSDSSAYLHLPPTNFKIRIRHSGRGPRLQVTGKPSLENIEAMRQRFMCQCYQGWTGIFCELPDQRLKEHWDHIVLSRSRKQKLYVFLLGAMQLILLYTAC, from the exons ATGGATCTTTGGATCAAATGTCTGGCGGTCACAGCACTGTTTGCAGTGTCTGATGCTCAGGTACAGAAGCAGGCGCAggcccccctgctcctgcacaaGCCCTTCATCGTGGTGTGGAACGCGCCCACCGAGCAGTGCAGGCTGCGCTACAAGGTGGACCTGGATCTCAGCATTTTCGACATTGCGTCCAACACCAACGAGACTCTGAGTGGATCAAATGTCACAATCTTCTACCACACTCATTTGGGATACTATCCGTACTACTCAGATAACGGAGATCCTGTGAACGGAGGGGTGCCCCAAAATGAAAGTATTATCAAGCACCTTAATAAAGCAAAGTCTGACATTGACTATTGCATACCCGTGAAGAAATTTCAGGGACTTGCAGTCATTGACTGGGAAAACTGGAGACCCCAGTGGGACAGGAACTGGGGAAGTAAAAGCatttatagaaataaatctCTTGAGATGGTAAGGCAACAGCATCCTCAGTGGTCAGAGGACAAAATTAGGAAAGTAGCTAAAGAGGAATTTGAAAATGCTGGCAAGAGTTTCATGAACAACACCATCCTTCTGGCTGAACACATGAGGCCAAATGGTCTGTGGGGTTACTATCTTTACCCAGACTGCTACAATTATGATTACAAAGAGCATCCACAAACATACACAGGAAAATGCCCAGCCATTGAGTCTTCCCGCAATGAtctcctgctgtggctgtggaAGGAAAGCACTGCTCTCTACCCCTCAATATACCTGGATTATGTACTGAAGTCAAGTCCAAACGCACTAAAATTTGTTCACTATCGGGTTAAGGAGGCAATACGTATTGCCTCAATTGCTAGAAAAGACTACATTTTGCCCGTTTTTGTTTATTCCAGACCATTTTATGCCTatacttttcatgttttaacaGAG ACTGATCTGGTCAACACCATCGGTGAAAGTGCAGCTTTGGGAGCAGCTGGAGTTGTTCTTTGGGGCAGTATGCAATATGCCAGCTCAAAG GAGAGCTGTTCAACTGTGAAACAATATATTGATGGGCCCTTGGGACATTATGTCATTAATGTGACCTCAGCAGCCAAACTCTGTAGCAAAGTCCTGTGCAAGAAGAATGGAAGATGCATCCGCAAAAACAGCGACTCTTCTGCTTACCTCCATTTGCCACCCACTAACTTTAAGATTCGAATCCGTCACTCAGGGAGGGGCCCAAGATTGCAGGTGACTGGTAAACCAAGCCTGGAGAACATAGAAGCCATGAGGCAGAGGTTCATGTGCCAGTGTTACCAAGGATGGACGGGAATATTTTGTGAGTTGCCTGACCAAAGGCTGAAGGAGCACTGGGATCACATTGTGTTGAGTagatcaagaaaacaaaagctttatgTCTTCCTCTTAGGAGCCATGCAGCTGATTCTGCTTTATACTGCATGCTAA